A region of Panthera uncia isolate 11264 chromosome D4, Puncia_PCG_1.0, whole genome shotgun sequence DNA encodes the following proteins:
- the RGS3 gene encoding regulator of G-protein signaling 3 isoform X7, with protein MLRGMYLTRNGNLQRRHTMKEAKDMKNKLGIFRRRNESPGAQPAGKADKMVKSFKPTSEEALKWGESLEKLLLHKYGLAVFQAFLRTEFSEENLEFWLACEDFKKVKSQSKMTAKAKKIFAEYIAIQACKEVNLDSYTREHTKDNLQSVTRGCFDLAQKRIFGLMEKDSYPRFLRSDLYLDLINQKKMSPPL; from the exons ATGCTCCGAGGCATGTACCTCACGCGCAACGGGAACCTCCAGAGGCGGCACACGATGAAGGA AGCCAAGGACATGAAGAACAAGCTGGGCATCTTCCGGAGGAGGAACGAGTCCCCTGGGGCCCAACCTGCGGGCAAGGCGGACAAAATGGTGAAGTCATTCAA GCCCACCTCAGAGGAAGCCCTCAAGTGGGGTGAGTCCTTGGAGAAGCTGCTGCTTCACAAAT ATGGGTTAGCAGTGTTCCAGGCCTTCCTTCGCACCGAGTTTAGTGAGGAGAACCTGGAATTCTGGCTGGCATGTGAGGACTTCAAGAAGGTCAAGTCACAGTCCAAGATGACAGCCAAGGCCAAGAAGATCTTTGCTGAGTACATTGCGATCCAGGCGTGCAAGGAG GTAAACCTGGACTCCTACACACGGGAGCACACCAAGGACAACCTCCAGAGCGTGACCCGGGGCTGCTTCGATCTGGCGCAGAAGCGGATCTTCGGGCTCATGGAAAAGGACTCGTATCCGCGCTTCCTCCGCTCCGACCTCTACCTGGACCTCATTAACCAGAAGAAGATGAGTCCCCCGCTTTAG